In the Microcoleus sp. AS-A8 genome, TCTGGCTCTAGACGGTGGCAGCGATGGTCTAGACTGCATTCGGCACCTGATTAAAACCTCTCCCAACTATCTGCGTCCAGGCGGTGTCTGGCTAATTGAAATGATGGCAGGACAAGCCGATGCAGTCACTCAGTTGCTAGAGCAGCAAGGCAGCTATTCCCAGATTCAGATTGTTTCCGATTTGGCAGGCATTGACCGCTTCGCTCTGGCTTATCGAAGTGAGAGGGTTCAAACTTGAGGGTTGAAGGTGGGAAAGTTGGGAAGGTTTGGATAATCATCGACAACCTGCTAACCTGCAACTTTCAACCTTCTAACTTTCAACCCATTGACGAATGACTCAAGTTTCTCTGTCCGCTTTGGTGACTGGCGCAAGCACCGGTCAGTTAGTCAGCTTTCCCACAGATACGGTACCTGCCCTAGCCGTGCAACCTGAGCGCTCAGACTTGATATTTGCCGCCAAGCAGCGCTCTCAAGAGAAACCCTTGATTTTAATGGGGGCATCGCCCGCCGCTCTCTGGCCTTTTGTGCAAGGTACGGCGACCGAAATGGAGATTTGGCAGCAAGTTGCTCAAAAATACTGGCCAGGAGCACTCACATTGGTCTTGCCTGCCTCAGCCAAAGTCCCGGCTGCCATGAACCCGACTGACCCCACCACCATCGGCATACGAGTGCCAAACTCTAGAATTGCGATCGCGATTTTGTCCCAAACTGGGCCTTTGGCAACCACCAGCGCCAATCGATCGGGTGAGCCTCCCTTGCAAACGATGGCAGAAATAGAGACCTATTTTCCTGCGGTTCTCACCCTTGAGAGTCCTGAATTGGAAGCCGCTCAAATTAGCACGACGGGAGTTCCTTCGACGGTTGCCAAGTGGACGACTAGCGGCTGGAAGATTTTACGCCAAGGAAGCATTCAACTAGAAAGCACATAGAGAGTACAAAGCCTTAATACGGCTTGTGTACCCAGGCTGAAAGTTCTCTAGGAACTGCAAAAAACTCGCTATGCTTGAGAAGATTTTACTGTTCAGCAGGGCAGGGCAGGGTCTATATTGAATTTTCGTTGAGAGGCATAAGCGTAATGGAGCTAATCTTTTTGCTATTGGGCGTCGGGTTAGGGTTTTTGGGAAGCCGTATGACCCGCTCTGTCCCACAACCTGTGATTTCCACCCCATCTTTACCTCAACAGACACCCATGAATGATCTCCCGTCTCCCAAAGCGCACATCGAGCCTGCACTAGAGGAACCCAAACCTCTCCTAGAGGAGAGCCAGCCTGCACTGGAAGAACAAAAGCCTCTCCCCAATGACATTGAGCCTCTGAAGGAAGACTCAAAGCCTCTTGAAGTCAACACTGAGCCGCTTGAAGAACAACTCAAGCAAACCCAACTCGCTTACGCCATGGCCAAGGAAATGAGCCAGTTTAAAGGGGGATTTTTGGCCAGGACGGCTCATGAGTTGCGATCGCCTCTGAGTAGTTTAATCGGTATGCATCAGCTAATTTTGTCTGATTTGTGTGACTCGCCAGAGGAAGAACGAGAATTTGTGGCTCAAGCCAACAATTCAGCCCTAAAAATGGTGAAAATTTTAGACGAGGTGATTACGGTATCGAAAATTGAACACGGCAGCAATCGTTTAGACATTCACCCCTTGCCGTTAACGCAGATTTTTGAAGAGGTTCAAGGTCTAACCCACATGCAGGCGACTAATAGCAATCTTCAGTTTGAAGTCGTTCCGCCTGACCCAGAAATTTATGTTTTAGCAGACTCACGTCGTTTCCGGCAGGTCTTAGTGGCTATTGTAGACAGCGCTATTACGAAGTTAGCCGACCTTAAAGAAGGCAGTATTAAGATTTCCGCTTCTAGAGTCCCAGACTCTCAAGAAGCTCGCATCTGGATTGATGTTAACACTCCAACCAGTGCCTGGAGTGAAGTGGTCGATTTACTTTCTACGACGCCTGAGGTGGAAAAGTCAGCCATCCAATCGGCTGAACTTTCACCAGGGCTGACCTTATTGATGGCTCAAACCCTGGTCGAAGTGATGCAAGGAAAGCTGGAAGTGCTATCGGTTTCGGATGAAGAACTCGCCGCAACCTCAGCCACGGACAACTTTATCCGACTTCAATGTTCTATGCCCCTAGCGATTCCTGAGCCTGTAGAGCAGGCGTTGGCATAGAGCGGTGTATGGGCTGGTTATACAACACCATTGTGGTTGTGGAATTTGTCTCAAAACCAATGCGCTCGTAGAAACTTTGTTGATGGGTGGTCATTAGGTAGACTCGCTCTACCCGGTTCATGCGGGGATGGGATAGGACTGTTTCTACTAACTTACGACCTAAACCTACACCGCGATAGTCCGGGTGAATCACTACATCCCAAATTGTGCCTCGGTAAATACCATCTGAGGTTGCCCGTGAAAAACCAATGAGCTGTTCACCGTCCCAAACGCTGATCACGGGTTCGCTGTTGGCGATCGCTATTTTCAACTCGTCAATTTTTCGCTCTTTTGCCCAAAACGCTCCCAAGCCGAATAGTGCTTGAAGTTGATGATAATCGATTTGAGATTTGCGATCACAAAATTGAATATGGCGGCAATCCATTCCAAAATTCCTTCTGAATATTAAAAAATGTACCTGGTGAGGGATGCCAGAATTTTTTGTGCCTGATCAGAAAGAGTTGCCTAAACTTGCGAAATTATACTCAGGCACAATTTATTATTGTAACGATTCCCAACATTTGTGGAACATAGAAGCCTTTTTTTGTTATGAGTTCCTAACATTATCAGGAAGCTATTGTTCCTTGAGCGCAGTACACCTGAGAGTGAGTAAGGATGAGTGAGCTTCCTCTTTTTGGTAGAAGTAGACGTAAATCATCGGTTGATACTGTGGAGATGAGTTCTACGGATATAGACTATGACCTCAAACCCCAGTACAGCCCCTCGTCTCAAGGAAATTTTCCGAGCTATTCTTTCGGTATCCATCATCGTGGTGGGGATTACACACTTTGTCAAACCCCTAGAATACGCCTCGATTGTCCCGCCTCAATTTGGGGATAGGTTGGCGATGGTTTACATCAGTGGCTTCTTTGAGATTTTGGGAGGCATTGGTTTAGTCATTCCATTTGTTAGTGTTGCGGCAGCTTGGGGACTGATCGCACTGTTCATTGCCGTATTTCCAGCTAACATCTACCAGGCGATTCATAGCATTCCCATTGAGGGCATTCCTCATCATCCTTTGTTTTATTGGTTCAGGCTTCCGTTTCAGGCGGTTTTTATTGCTTGGGCTTGGTTGTATACGAAAAAACCAGAGAAGCAACCCGGAGCCTCTAGCGTGGAATCTCTCGTTGAATCGTCTATGAACCGTTAGGTAACCCCAATGCCACAATAAATCTCTACTCTTGGAATGTGCAATTTAGATGATTGTTCGCTGATGAAGCGCTCACGGCAAACATGCTTTTACTCAGGGTAATTAACCGGGCCTCATATTACCTATTACCCAATTTTTCCCTACAAAAAAGTCCGCCGATGCGGACTTTGTAAACCAAAGCAGGAGAATTGTTTTTGAATAGAAGAGGCTTACCTTTTACCCTTGCAGCCAACGAGCAGCATCTTTAGCGTGATAAGTGAGAATTAAATCAGCACCCGCACGCTTGAACCCCGTCAACGTCTCCAGCACCATACGTTGTTCGTCAATCCAGCCATTTAGGGCTGCCGCTTTAACCATCGAATACTCACCAGAGACGTTATAAGCCGCAACTGGTAAGTTGCTGGCTTCCTTAACACGCCAGATGATGTCCATATATGCCAACGCGGGTTTAACCATCAGCATATCCGCCCCCTCAGCAATATCTAATTCGATTTCTTTGAGGGCTTCGCGAGCATTAGCGGGGTCCATTTGGTATGTTCTGCGATCGCCAAATTGGGGCGCTGAATCGGCAGCATCTCGAAATGGGCCATAGTACGACGAGGCATACTTAGCGGCATAGGAAAGAATCGGCGTCTCCTCAAACCCAGCCTCATCCAATCCTGCCCGAATCGCCTGCACGAAGCCGTCCATCATCCCTGAAGGCGCAATGATATCGGCACCCGCCTTCGCTTGGGACACGGCTGTTTTCTTCAGCAATTCCAATGTGGGGTCATTCAGGACACGACCCGTCAAATCACCGACTTCCAAGTAACCACAATGACCGTGACTGGTATATTCACACAAACAAGTATCAGCGATCACCACCAAATCGGGCACAGCTTCTTTCACGGCTGTCGCGGCTTTCTGCACCATGCCGCAATCATGCCATGCGCCCGTGGCATCTGTGTCTTTATCTTCAGGAATACCGAATAGAATAATCGAGGGAATGCCAAGGTCGTAAACTTCCTTAGCCTCTTCAACGATTTTGTCGATCGATAATTGGTAAACTCCAGGCATGGAGCGGACTTCATTCGCGATACCAGTACCCGGTACGGCGAATAGAGGGTAAATCAAATCATCAGTGGTTAAAACATTCTCACGCACCATCCGGCGTAGAGGGGCTGTTTTGCGGAGACGGCGAGGACGATGGGTTGGGAACATAGGGCTAAGACTTGAAAAACTAACGGACTGGGGAATAAAAGACAAAAAGACTCTGGGAAATGGGCAATGTTTTAACAGTTTAAAGCTTCGTTTTCTCGTCTTACTCTCAGAATAGGTTACATTCTGTTAAATTTTGCTGGACGACTGGAATACAATTTGGCTAGCCCTCAACGCCTGTGTCAGCCTTGTTAGAGGCTTTGGCATTGATGGGTTGAGCGGTCTAAGTTTATATTTCGTTACATCTCTAGGCCATTTTCTTCCTAAAATTTCTCCTATCCCCGTCTCATCTTTGGGCTTTGAGGTTTGATGATACAGCCAAGTGAAAATTAGCCTAGCGGCGTGGAATGAGCATCGCCTGCGTAGGGAACTCTCGATTGACAACGCTCCAGATAGATTTGAGCCACTCTATCCCTTGGGTTAATTTTCAAGACACCTGTCAACAGTTCTGCCGCCTCACTTTTTAAACCCAGATTGTAGAGCCACAGAGCCTGCTCAAAACTAACTTTTGTGGCTAATTTTCCCTGTCTAATTTCTGGCTCATCTCCATCAAAAACTTCAAAGACGGCTACAGCTTGAGACTTTCCCTTCACTTTAACTTGCTCAATAAAGCGGATACTATAGTTCGTCGGGTTTTGGAAATTCGCTAAAGTATGATGAGAGATTAATAAGGACACACCATAATGTTTGGTCAGGTTTTCTAGACGCGAAGCGATGTTGACCGCATCACTAATTACCGTACCATCCATTCGATTTTTTCCCCCTACGGTTCCTAGCATCAAAGAACCTGTATTAATGCCAATACCAATTTTGAGCGGGATATAGCCAGAATTGGCGCGATGTTGATTATATTCTGTCAACCGATGCAGCATGGTAATTCCAGCTTTCACTGCATCATCAGCACTGCCGCTGAACAGAGCCATAATCCCATCACCAATGTATTTATCAATAAACCCCTGATTCTCGACAATCACGGATTCCATGCGAGATAGATAGGCATTAATAAACTTAAAAGTATCCTCCGGTTTCATACTCTCTGAGAGAGTCGTAAAAGAACGAATATCAGAAAACAGAATTGACATTTTTTTCTGAATATGATCGCCCAATTGAACATCAAGAATACTTTCTTTATTTAATAAGTGAAGAAATTGATGAGGCACAAAACGACCATAAGCAACAGCGAGATTAGAGAGGCTTAGATGAGTTTTTATTCTAGCAAAAAGTTCGTTTTTAGAGATAGGTTTTGTCAGATAATCATTAGCACCGACACTAAATCCTTCCACTAGGTCAGTGACTTGATTTTTCGCGGTTAACATCACAACCGGAAGTTCATAAGCCGGAAACTGTTCACGGATCTTTTGGCAAACTTCATAACCCGTCATTCTCGGCATCATGACATCGAGTAAAACGAGATCAGGTTTGAACCCCCGTTCAATCATGGCCAATGCCTCGATGCCATTGGTAGCCTGAGTAATTGCATAATTTTGCAGTGACAGATGGTTGATGAGTACCTGAAGATTGACTGGCTCATCATCCACAATCATAATTTGGAATTGTTGTCCTTGGTCTTGGGTTATTTCTAAGGGTTGGATACTCTCTTCTTGATTAAGTTTAGATATCGGAGGCAACAGGCAGGACGAATAGGACAGACTATTGAGTTCTGAGGACTGACCGAATGCTGCTGTTAGGGTAAACGTAAAGCGTGAACCCACCCCTACCGTTGATTCGACCTGAATAGAGCCTCCATGTAACTCCACTAGCTTTTTAGTCACAGCTAGCCCTAAACCAGTACCTCCGTATTCACGCGCCGTGGAACCATCCCCTTGTTCAAAGGATTCAAAAATTCGGTCTAGTTTATCTTCTGGGATACCAATACCCGTGTCCGAGACGGTAATGGCTAGTTGCTCTTTAAACGTTGAAGGTTGCAGGTTAGAAAGTTGCAGGTTAGGACTTTCAACATTCAACTCTCCAATATCCAACTCTTCTGAGTGACTACTAACTACTGCTGCTGAGATTTCTACCCTACCCTTTTCGGTAAATTTAATCGCATTACCGACTAAGTTGTATAAAATCTGTTGCAAACGGTTCTCATCAGCTTCGGCGGGAGTCAGGTCAGGGGGAATGGCGTTAATGAGCTGCAAATTTTTGCTTTTAATTAGAGGTTGGCTGAGATTGAGTACAACCTCAACAATTTCTCGCATTCCTATAGGTTTAAGTTGCAATTCAATGGTTTTGTGTTTCAGTTTGGAGAAATCAAGAATATCGTTAACGAGAGCGGCTAGGCGACGTCCGCTTTGAGCAATGAGTAATAGATTTTTTTGTTGAAGTTCTGAAAGCTTTCCAGTGGCTCCATCCAGCATTGACTCAGCGATGCCAATCATGCCGTTGAGGGGTGTACGCAGTTCGTGAGAAGTATTCGCTAAAAACTCATCTTTGAGTTCGTCGAGGTGCTGTAAGGCTTCATTTTTTCGTTCTAATTCTTCAGTAAAATGAATCCGTTCAGCTTCAGCTTGTTTGCGTTGAGTGATATCCGTCAAGGCAACAATGGCATAAGCGATCGCCCTTCGGGCGGTGCCTTCAACAATCGCACCCTTTTCATCAAAGATCGGTGTGGCTCTCGCTTCCACCGGAATAATCTGCTCTCCTCGATGAATGGTTAAATCATCAATCGTCAAACTTTCGCCGTTTAAAGCCCGCAAGGCCGGCAGGCGTTCTGTGGGGCATAATTGATCAGTATCGGCGAGATAGATTTGATAAACCTCTGATAATTTTTCGGGTAACTCTTCTGGGATTATGCCCTTGCCTAATATACTTTGGGCTGTAGTATTGGCATAGCAGATTTTGCCTGTTGCATCGTGGACTGTCACGCCGACGGGTACCGCATCGAGGAATTGAGTCAGCCTGCTCTCACTCTCATGCAATGCCTCATTTAAGGCTTTCATCTCGGCATTATTGGCTTCGAGGGTGGTAAATAGCTGTTTCAACTGCCCCGACATAGTACCAAAGGACTTAGCGAGTTCTCCTAGTTCATCGGAGCGTTTTATTTCTACCAACTGCTCCCATTTACCTTGAGCAAGAGCTTTAGCCGCTGCGTTTAAGCGCAGAATCGGTCTTGTAACCCATTGCGCCGTAAGAATGCAGAAAATGATGGCGACCACCAATGCAGCCAAACATAACGCGATGGTGGTGTGGGTGTTGGCGTTGATTTGCGCCATAAAGTCGGCTTCTGGCACTACCACCACGATGAGCCAATCCAGGCCCAGCTGATCTTGCCAGGGGGTAACCTGGATAAATTGGCGTTGACCGGCAATCTTGAAATTGAGTTGTTGGCTCCTGTCAATCTTACGCAGGTTACTAAAATGTCGGGTCAAATACTGAGTTGTTAATCGAATTAAGGGGTCTTTACTTTCGGCTGCCTTGACTCTTTTCGCCTCACCATTAACGACCTTGAAAGGTCGTTCGCTCGTGGAACTGGCTACCAAGAGTCCGTCACGTTCCAAAATAAACGTCTTTCCCGATTTGCTCACCTTTAAGTTGCTCAAGTAATAACTAATCTGGGAAAGCAGATGGTCGATACCGAGTACGCCGACAATCTTCTTTTTTTGGTTGTAGATCGGATAACTAGCAGAAATTGATATGATATCCGGCTTATCTTCCCATGGGTAAATTTGACTCCATGTCGGTTTACCCGCTTTCACGGCATCCGTATACCACGCCTCCGTGTGCGGGTTCCAGTCTTTGACTCCCTGAAGTTTCGTGCGATTTCCCTGGTTATCTGTCTCGTAGATGTAGAGTTTACCAGGGTTAGATGAGGAAACTTCATTGAGCAGCAGGCTACCATTTTCTAGGCGTTCGACTCCAATATATTCACCTTTGATGTTGCCGTAGCAAATGTAGCCCACATCAAACACCTTCATTTGTTTCCAAAAGTAGCGTCCTGTACTTTGGAAGTCAGAGATGCTCAATAAGCCTAAATCAATGGCATCCCGATTAATTTGATTAATCTGAGGAGGGGTAGCAAAATAAGTATCGAGATGTTGATCGATGCGATCGCTAATTTCACTGCGTAACCGGCTGGCGAGGTCGTTTACCGCTTTCTGCCCGTTCATAAACGAAAGATACCCCACAAGACCCACTGCCCCAACAATTTGCACAACGAAGGGGACAATTAGGACAGTTCGCAAGGGAACTTTTCCGGAAACTTTAGCAAATAAGCGGTTTAGAGAGCGTAGTGACATCGGGGCGTGCATCAGTGCGCTTCTGAATCAGGAGCGCTCAAGAGAGGGCAAGATTTACACCATTGAGCTATTCATACCAATATCTCTAGATACGTGCTACAGCTACTTTTCTTTCTCCCCCTTGTTAAGCCGGAGCTTTAGTCAGGATTAGGCGGAGCGATATGTAGCACCTCAAAAGCGAAATGGTATGAGTACACTATTCAGAGAATTTGTGCAGCATCCCTGATCATTTGCTGCGATGCCCCTACCTCCCATTGTCGCTTGCCCAGCCCAGCAATGACTTCCTTCATTTTTATCAACATTTCTTAAAGATTTACGACAAAAAAAGCACCCACGAGGGGTGCAGTTGCTGTTAAGCCACAAAAATTACTCGTTAAGAAATTTAAGCCTCAGCAGTTGCCATCTCTGCTTCAGCAGGGACTTGAGCCGCGACGGGGTAAACGCTGACTTTTTTACGGGTTCTATCTTTTCTCTCGAAGGTGACGACGCCATCAATCAGCGCAAACAAGGTGTCATCGCTACCGCGACCCACATTGACACCTGGGTGAAACTTGGTACCGCGCTGACGGATCAAGATGTTACCAGCTTTGACGACCTGACCCCCGAAGCGTTTAACGCCTAAGCGCTGAGCATTCGAGTCACGACCGTTACGAGTACTACCTGTTCCTTTCTTATGAGCCATAGTGTCCTGAGTAAGTGTTGTTTACAGTCAGCTTAAACCGTAGAGGTGTAACCCATGCCCACCCCTACTCGGATTGAAGCCTATTTCTATTGTGAAGTAGCTTCGGTTAATTCCTCAGTGCTGGGTGCTTCAGTTGTGGTTTGAGCTGTGACAGGTGTCTCGTTTTGCTCCTGTGAAGAGGAAGCGACAACAGAACCATTCATAGTGATGGAATTAATCATCAAGCGGGTAATTTCCTGCCGATGTCCCCGCTTCTTGCGAGTCTTCTTCTTGGGCTTCATCTTGTAGACGAGGATTTTGCGACCGCGAAAGTGCCGCAACACCGTACCCTCGACGGCTGCCCCCTCAACGAAAGGCTGACCGATTGTCAGTTCACCATTATGCTGAACGAGCAAAACGTTATTAATGGTGACGTTCTCTTCGGGTTGGACAGCTAACAGTTCAATGTCATAAAAGCGACCGGGTTCTACTCGCACTTGCTTGCCACCGGTTTCGATAATTGCATAACTCATGGGATTGTCCTTGAAGGGTTGCCGTACAGGTAGCTGGCTGATCAGGCGCACGAGACGCTTTAATCATGTTTTCCAGCTTTTGATATGTCTCAACCTGATCCGAGCAGGTAAGAGCAGACAATCTCTCATCTTACCTTGATTATTGGGCTATGTGTCAAGTCATTCTGATCAGTCGGACAACAGTATCTCTCGTTAAGTCAACAACCACACCCACTTTCTGGGCGTGGTTTCTCGCAGGAAGCTCATGAACTTGAGATGGATTTGGGTGTGATTCAGGACGTTACGCTTTGAGGAAACTCAACTCCGAACAAACAAAAAAATCACCAAGCTCTAATTACTCCTCACTTCGTCTTTCTTAAAAAACAATTCTCTTTAGTTACTAAGAAAGCCAATTTTAGGGAGGGATGGCTAAAAGTACTGAATTACATCAGTAAAGTTAAGCATTGGGATAGATGCATTCATCATTTACTAATTGGTAATCTGCACATATAAGATCAAGCGCGAGGCAGGACAGATGACCTGATCGAGAGTTGCTTTTCCACTCTTGTTGAGTAACTTGCAAGGTTACTGCAAAGCCTCTAAGGAGGAAAAAATGTGGGTGGAAAGACTAGCGCGATTGGGCTATACCGCGAAGGGAATTGTATATGCAATTATTGGAGTGTTGGCAGTACAAGCTGCCTTTGGCACAGGTGGTAAAACGACCGATCAAAAAGGTGCTTTAGGAGAGATTGCCACACAACCATTTGGCAAGTTCTTGTTAGTGTTAATGGCGTTGGGTTTAATTGGATATGTGATTTGGCGGTTCGTTGAGGCTGTTCAAGACCCCGAACACAAAGGTAATGATGCTAAAGGTTTGGCAACACGTCTTGGTGCGGGGATTAGCGGGATAATTTATGCAAGTTTAGCCTTTAGTGCGCTTCGGCTAGCGATGGGTTCGGCTGCTAGTAGTAGTAATTCAACCCAAGATTGGACAGCACGCTTGATGTCGCAACCCTTTGGTCAATGGTTGGTTGGTCTTGGCGGCGCTTTGGTCATTGGTCTTGGCTTTTACCAATTTTACAAAGCCTACAAAGCCAAATTTCGTAAACATTTGAAGTTGCAGGAAATGAGTCCTACCGAAGAAACTTGGGCGACGCGCCTGGGTCGATTTGGCGAGGCCGCACGAGGCGTTGTCTTTGTGATTACCGGTTTTTTCCTGCTAGAGGCTGCACGTCAGTCAGATCCAAACCAAGCGCGAGGACTGGATGGAGCATTACAATCTTTAGCACAGCAGCCATATGGCCCTTGGCTATTGGGAATTGTTGCCCTTGGTCTTGTGGCTTATGGAATTCATATGGGGGTACAGGCGCGATATCGTCGGATCAATGCCTGAATCAAGCTGATAACTCCATGGGAGTTTAGAGAATTTAGATTTTGCGATTGGGTGCTGGTAACTGACCAGCAACTAACGAGCACCAAAAATTTCTCCCAAGGCTTGAAAGATATCTAAATAAAAGTTTCCCTGCATTTCACGAAATAATTCAAACGGCGAGTTTGGTCTGCCAAAGAAAGGCCGTAACGTCCAGGCCAACTGTGTACCCACAAAAGCATAAAGAATCAGCCAAAAGCGTAAAATACTCATTCGAGTTTTTAGCCCTTCCTCATCCTCTTTCGACAATAGCTGCATTCCTTGATAAAGGAACTTCACTCCTATAATTCCTGTGATCGCCAAAATCGCTACATTCAATAACTTAAAAAACTGGTAATTATAGGTTGTAATGAGAAAAAATAGCGTAATTGGTGCAAAACTAAAGAGTAAAACACTAATCACAGCGGCAGCCGTCAGGAGCATGACAAAATGCTGTCCTGCCGTTTTCCTCGAACCAAACAGAATATTGAAAAAGTATAAGGTAGGAAAACAAATGATTAGGGTGATTAAGTAGAGTGAGGGAAGTTTAACGGCAGAGGATAAGGCTTGTGCCCAACCATTAAATGAGCCAATAATCGCACCATAGAGGGCAAAAAAGAGGGAACTACAGATGAGCAGAGCCGTACTCTTGCTGCTCAGCTTGACACCGGAACGAATTTCTTCCAGAAATGCGGTGCGATCGCGTAAGAGACCTATTAAGACGCTAAAAGATTTCGTCGCTTGAGATTGACGTTCTATCATCTGCCTGTCACCTAGAACCTAAGGTTAGTTTTAGCCAGAGTTTTCCCTCACCAAAAACCACAAGAGTGACGAGGCGTTTTCCGGAATCTCCCTATTTTTGTGTCCTCTGTGCCTGGAGTGGTTGATTAAAAATAGACTGACGAGGCACATCGAGTAGGCTGCGGAGATTTTGGCGGGTCAGTTATTTTTGCCGGGGTGAACTAGTAATAGTAAGGATTGGCTGGTTTGGCAATTTTTTTGAAGGAAGTCGCCTCAATCACTAGTTGGCGTTTTCCATCCAGAGTTTCGGTAATCATTCGACCTTCCACTTCTTGCCAACTGTCAACGGGATAGGCATCGCGATTGCCATTGAGCTTGACGGGTAATGCAACGGGGTAAGCGTCTGCCGCACAGCAGGTAATCACAAAGCGGGAAATTAACAGATATTGTGAGGGCTGATTGGGAGGATAAACCACAAAGCCTTGGACTTTCACCGGTTGACCTGTGTAGGCATCAGGTTCGGGATAAACCGCAAGCGTCCGTACCCATTCAATCAGCGATCGCTCCTCTGGTCTACTGTTACTGCGAAACGATTGGGGTTGCGTTCGTGTCATGGTGACCGATTCCGTGACACCTCGCTGAATAGCCGTCTGACTCGCAAATACTTGGGGTGTTATCACTAAGCCCAAAATAGCAGCGGCTAATAGCAGAGTCGTACTCCATCCAGGGGGAAACAAGCTGATGTGTTGACCCACTGGCATCATCGGTACCCGTCCGGCAGCCTGTTGACGCACCTGATTGATCAGCTGGGATATTCTCAAAGCTGCCAGTATTAATAGGGCAATACCGGTGGCAACCACCAACCCAAAATAATTCGGGTGAATCAACAAACTTAACTGACCCATCAGCCAATATTTCAGCATCAAAATGCCCCAAGCTGCCAGAGCCAAAATATCTAATAGGGGGAG is a window encoding:
- a CDS encoding HAMP domain-containing histidine kinase codes for the protein MELIFLLLGVGLGFLGSRMTRSVPQPVISTPSLPQQTPMNDLPSPKAHIEPALEEPKPLLEESQPALEEQKPLPNDIEPLKEDSKPLEVNTEPLEEQLKQTQLAYAMAKEMSQFKGGFLARTAHELRSPLSSLIGMHQLILSDLCDSPEEEREFVAQANNSALKMVKILDEVITVSKIEHGSNRLDIHPLPLTQIFEEVQGLTHMQATNSNLQFEVVPPDPEIYVLADSRRFRQVLVAIVDSAITKLADLKEGSIKISASRVPDSQEARIWIDVNTPTSAWSEVVDLLSTTPEVEKSAIQSAELSPGLTLLMAQTLVEVMQGKLEVLSVSDEELAATSATDNFIRLQCSMPLAIPEPVEQALA
- a CDS encoding L-threonylcarbamoyladenylate synthase, which encodes MTQVSLSALVTGASTGQLVSFPTDTVPALAVQPERSDLIFAAKQRSQEKPLILMGASPAALWPFVQGTATEMEIWQQVAQKYWPGALTLVLPASAKVPAAMNPTDPTTIGIRVPNSRIAIAILSQTGPLATTSANRSGEPPLQTMAEIETYFPAVLTLESPELEAAQISTTGVPSTVAKWTTSGWKILRQGSIQLEST
- the rplU gene encoding 50S ribosomal protein L21 — its product is MSYAIIETGGKQVRVEPGRFYDIELLAVQPEENVTINNVLLVQHNGELTIGQPFVEGAAVEGTVLRHFRGRKILVYKMKPKKKTRKKRGHRQEITRLMINSITMNGSVVASSSQEQNETPVTAQTTTEAPSTEELTEATSQ
- the hemB gene encoding porphobilinogen synthase produces the protein MFPTHRPRRLRKTAPLRRMVRENVLTTDDLIYPLFAVPGTGIANEVRSMPGVYQLSIDKIVEEAKEVYDLGIPSIILFGIPEDKDTDATGAWHDCGMVQKAATAVKEAVPDLVVIADTCLCEYTSHGHCGYLEVGDLTGRVLNDPTLELLKKTAVSQAKAGADIIAPSGMMDGFVQAIRAGLDEAGFEETPILSYAAKYASSYYGPFRDAADSAPQFGDRRTYQMDPANAREALKEIELDIAEGADMLMVKPALAYMDIIWRVKEASNLPVAAYNVSGEYSMVKAAALNGWIDEQRMVLETLTGFKRAGADLILTYHAKDAARWLQG
- the rpmA gene encoding 50S ribosomal protein L27, whose amino-acid sequence is MAHKKGTGSTRNGRDSNAQRLGVKRFGGQVVKAGNILIRQRGTKFHPGVNVGRGSDDTLFALIDGVVTFERKDRTRKKVSVYPVAAQVPAEAEMATAEA
- a CDS encoding ATP-binding protein; this encodes MSLRSLNRLFAKVSGKVPLRTVLIVPFVVQIVGAVGLVGYLSFMNGQKAVNDLASRLRSEISDRIDQHLDTYFATPPQINQINRDAIDLGLLSISDFQSTGRYFWKQMKVFDVGYICYGNIKGEYIGVERLENGSLLLNEVSSSNPGKLYIYETDNQGNRTKLQGVKDWNPHTEAWYTDAVKAGKPTWSQIYPWEDKPDIISISASYPIYNQKKKIVGVLGIDHLLSQISYYLSNLKVSKSGKTFILERDGLLVASSTSERPFKVVNGEAKRVKAAESKDPLIRLTTQYLTRHFSNLRKIDRSQQLNFKIAGQRQFIQVTPWQDQLGLDWLIVVVVPEADFMAQINANTHTTIALCLAALVVAIIFCILTAQWVTRPILRLNAAAKALAQGKWEQLVEIKRSDELGELAKSFGTMSGQLKQLFTTLEANNAEMKALNEALHESESRLTQFLDAVPVGVTVHDATGKICYANTTAQSILGKGIIPEELPEKLSEVYQIYLADTDQLCPTERLPALRALNGESLTIDDLTIHRGEQIIPVEARATPIFDEKGAIVEGTARRAIAYAIVALTDITQRKQAEAERIHFTEELERKNEALQHLDELKDEFLANTSHELRTPLNGMIGIAESMLDGATGKLSELQQKNLLLIAQSGRRLAALVNDILDFSKLKHKTIELQLKPIGMREIVEVVLNLSQPLIKSKNLQLINAIPPDLTPAEADENRLQQILYNLVGNAIKFTEKGRVEISAAVVSSHSEELDIGELNVESPNLQLSNLQPSTFKEQLAITVSDTGIGIPEDKLDRIFESFEQGDGSTAREYGGTGLGLAVTKKLVELHGGSIQVESTVGVGSRFTFTLTAAFGQSSELNSLSYSSCLLPPISKLNQEESIQPLEITQDQGQQFQIMIVDDEPVNLQVLINHLSLQNYAITQATNGIEALAMIERGFKPDLVLLDVMMPRMTGYEVCQKIREQFPAYELPVVMLTAKNQVTDLVEGFSVGANDYLTKPISKNELFARIKTHLSLSNLAVAYGRFVPHQFLHLLNKESILDVQLGDHIQKKMSILFSDIRSFTTLSESMKPEDTFKFINAYLSRMESVIVENQGFIDKYIGDGIMALFSGSADDAVKAGITMLHRLTEYNQHRANSGYIPLKIGIGINTGSLMLGTVGGKNRMDGTVISDAVNIASRLENLTKHYGVSLLISHHTLANFQNPTNYSIRFIEQVKVKGKSQAVAVFEVFDGDEPEIRQGKLATKVSFEQALWLYNLGLKSEAAELLTGVLKINPRDRVAQIYLERCQSRVPYAGDAHSTPLG
- a CDS encoding GNAT family N-acetyltransferase, which codes for MDCRHIQFCDRKSQIDYHQLQALFGLGAFWAKERKIDELKIAIANSEPVISVWDGEQLIGFSRATSDGIYRGTIWDVVIHPDYRGVGLGRKLVETVLSHPRMNRVERVYLMTTHQQSFYERIGFETNSTTTMVLYNQPIHRSMPTPALQAQESLGA